Proteins from a single region of Campylobacter sp. RM16704:
- a CDS encoding 3-oxoacyl-(acyl carrier protein) synthase III, translated as MQNKFSYAKISAMVMVIPQHKINIDDELHTRYNGDIKKLTKIKKSTGIQYRYLVDKNTSVSDLAEFGSKILFEDYGLNKNTIDAIIVATQTPDFFIPATACYLHGKLDLPQSTLAFDINQSCTGFVYGLYTAFSLLENGGCKRILLVCGDTINKNNDPEFIQKMNNKADIIGNGVSVSLLEFSPYKTESFFEIGNDGKGLSYLFIPYGAYKTPKNNEFEENGWQDNLPKEFYMNGLEIFNFATKKEPEVFNSLLKFAKFQQDNLDYIFFHQANKDIVDIIIKRLQLDSTKSPNDTIYKYGNLASASIPATICDTLNTHQNKLNKKIDIALCGFGAGLSWANAIISLDENFWCKETQIYKEMK; from the coding sequence ATGCAGAATAAATTTTCTTACGCAAAAATTTCAGCAATGGTTATGGTAATTCCTCAACATAAAATTAATATTGATGATGAATTACATACACGTTATAACGGAGATATAAAAAAACTTACAAAAATAAAGAAATCAACAGGTATTCAATACAGATATTTAGTAGATAAAAATACTTCAGTAAGTGATTTAGCAGAATTTGGTTCTAAAATCCTATTTGAAGATTATGGTTTAAATAAAAATACAATTGATGCTATTATTGTAGCAACTCAAACTCCAGATTTTTTCATACCAGCTACAGCTTGTTATTTACACGGAAAACTTGATTTACCTCAATCTACTTTAGCTTTTGATATAAATCAATCTTGCACTGGTTTTGTATATGGTTTATATACAGCATTTAGTTTATTAGAAAATGGGGGATGTAAAAGAATTTTACTTGTTTGTGGAGATACGATAAATAAAAATAACGATCCTGAATTTATTCAAAAAATGAATAATAAAGCAGATATCATAGGTAATGGAGTTAGTGTAAGCTTGTTAGAATTTAGTCCGTATAAAACAGAAAGTTTTTTCGAAATTGGTAATGATGGAAAAGGATTATCGTATTTATTTATACCATATGGAGCATACAAAACACCAAAAAACAATGAATTTGAAGAAAATGGCTGGCAAGATAATCTCCCTAAAGAATTTTATATGAATGGACTTGAAATATTTAATTTTGCGACAAAAAAGGAACCGGAAGTTTTTAATAGTTTGTTGAAATTTGCAAAATTTCAACAAGATAATCTTGATTATATTTTCTTTCATCAGGCAAATAAAGATATAGTAGATATTATTATTAAAAGATTACAACTTGATTCTACAAAAAGCCCTAATGACACTATTTATAAATATGGAAATCTTGCTTCTGCTTCAATTCCTGCAACAATATGTGATACATTAAACACTCATCAAAACAAACTTAATAAAAAAATAGATATTGCTTTATGCGGATTTGGTGCAGGACTTAGTTGGGCAAACGCTATAATTTCACTCGATGAGAATTTTTGGTGCAAAGAAACTCAAATATACAAGGAAATGAAATGA
- a CDS encoding WbqC family protein, whose product MQIAIMQPTFLPWMGYFQMINQVDYFILLNDVQFEKQSWQSRNKIKSQNNELFITLHVKKCPLKSKIQDIELIKNQKFRIKILKTLKQNYNKSINFQKYYPLIENILLNSTNLCQTNIELIQLFLKILKINTPLYKSSELNLTPKSKDLYIIDICKYFNATSYLCANGSKAYMNMKLYNEQGIKIQFFNYDHPIYHQTGKNFISHLSIVDLVFNEPNPHLFFQ is encoded by the coding sequence ATGCAAATAGCCATTATGCAACCTACTTTTTTACCCTGGATGGGATATTTTCAAATGATAAACCAAGTAGATTATTTTATTTTATTAAATGATGTTCAATTTGAAAAACAATCATGGCAAAGCAGAAATAAAATCAAATCTCAAAATAATGAACTTTTTATAACTTTACATGTAAAAAAGTGCCCTTTAAAAAGTAAAATACAAGATATTGAACTGATTAAAAATCAAAAATTCAGAATAAAAATACTAAAGACACTAAAACAAAATTACAATAAAAGTATTAATTTTCAAAAATACTATCCTTTAATAGAAAATATTTTATTAAATTCGACAAATTTATGTCAAACAAATATCGAACTTATTCAATTATTTCTAAAAATATTAAAAATTAATACTCCATTATATAAATCTTCAGAACTTAATTTAACCCCAAAATCAAAAGATTTATATATTATTGATATTTGTAAATATTTTAATGCTACATCATATCTTTGTGCTAATGGCTCTAAAGCGTATATGAATATGAAATTATATAACGAGCAAGGAATAAAAATTCAGTTTTTTAATTATGACCATCCTATTTATCATCAAACAGGAAAAAATTTTATTTCCCATCTTAGCATTGTCGATCTAGTTTTTAATGAACCAAATCCTCATCTCTTTTTTCAATAG
- a CDS encoding amino acid adenylation domain-containing protein, protein MTTHINDFLQESVAKFESKNAFVEFNGKSISYKEFDDLSKKIASKILSKLPTKSTQEPVLIILPKGIDCLLSFFGVAKSGNFYTLLDEKSPKERVEKVIEVLKPKLLITSRKLNLDYNLDTIYAEDFEKFSIDENALSNALTNHIDTNLLYVFFTSGSTGIPKGVSISHKSVIDYTFWVCETFKLSHEDTLANQAPFYFDNSILDIFCSVKMGATLHILPNHLFAFPNKILEYLEQEKITTIFWVPSVLIYFANTNAVDSTKLKNLNKILFCGEIMPNKQLNIWRKCLPSALFANLYGPTEITDVCSFYIVDRQFSDDELLPIGKACKNTQLLVFNENLNLITPNQVGVKGELYVRGTCLSLGYYNDKEKTKQAFIQNPLHDNYLDLLYKTGDVVAYNEFGELLCYGRIDHQIKYMGHRIELGEIESVINSHENVRNCACVFGEEIICFYESKEELDFKNFLKDKLPAYMIPKKFIKIEQFALNANGKIDRKVLSEIV, encoded by the coding sequence ATGACAACCCATATCAATGATTTTTTACAAGAAAGTGTTGCTAAATTTGAAAGCAAAAATGCTTTTGTTGAGTTTAATGGTAAGAGTATAAGCTATAAAGAATTTGATGATTTGAGTAAAAAAATAGCAAGCAAAATTCTTTCCAAACTTCCTACTAAAAGCACACAAGAGCCTGTGTTAATCATACTTCCTAAAGGGATTGATTGTTTGCTTTCTTTTTTTGGTGTAGCAAAAAGTGGAAATTTTTATACACTTTTAGATGAAAAAAGTCCTAAAGAGCGTGTAGAAAAGGTTATAGAAGTTTTAAAACCTAAACTTTTAATCACTTCTAGAAAATTAAATTTAGATTATAATCTTGATACTATTTATGCAGAAGACTTTGAAAAATTTTCTATAGATGAAAACGCTTTAAGTAATGCCTTAACAAATCACATAGATACAAACTTACTTTATGTGTTTTTTACAAGTGGAAGTACAGGAATACCAAAAGGAGTAAGTATAAGTCACAAAAGTGTGATTGATTATACTTTTTGGGTGTGTGAAACTTTTAAACTAAGTCATGAAGATACACTAGCTAATCAAGCACCATTTTACTTTGATAACAGCATATTAGATATATTTTGCTCTGTTAAAATGGGAGCTACGCTTCATATACTACCAAATCATCTTTTTGCTTTTCCAAATAAAATTTTAGAATATTTAGAGCAAGAAAAAATAACAACAATTTTTTGGGTGCCTTCTGTGCTGATTTATTTTGCCAATACTAATGCAGTAGATAGTACCAAACTAAAAAATTTAAACAAAATTCTTTTTTGTGGCGAAATCATGCCAAATAAACAGCTCAACATTTGGCGCAAATGCCTTCCTAGTGCTTTATTTGCCAATCTTTATGGACCTACTGAAATCACCGATGTGTGCTCTTTTTATATAGTTGATAGGCAATTTAGCGATGATGAACTTTTACCTATAGGAAAAGCTTGCAAAAATACCCAGCTTTTAGTCTTTAATGAAAATTTAAATTTAATTACTCCAAATCAAGTAGGAGTTAAAGGCGAACTCTATGTAAGAGGAACTTGTCTTTCTCTAGGATATTACAACGATAAAGAAAAAACAAAACAAGCTTTCATACAAAATCCTTTGCATGATAACTATTTAGACTTGCTTTATAAAACAGGTGATGTGGTAGCTTATAACGAATTTGGTGAGCTTTTATGTTATGGAAGGATAGATCATCAAATCAAATACATGGGTCATCGCATAGAGCTTGGAGAGATAGAAAGTGTGATAAATTCTCATGAGAATGTTAGAAATTGTGCTTGTGTCTTTGGAGAAGAAATCATTTGTTTTTATGAAAGTAAAGAAGAGTTAGATTTTAAAAACTTTTTAAAAGATAAACTACCTGCTTATATGATACCTAAGAAATTTATTAAAATAGAACAATTTGCTTTAAATGCAAATGGAAAGATTGATAGGAAGGTTTTGAGTGAAATTGTTTAA
- the pseG gene encoding UDP-2,4-diacetamido-2,4,6-trideoxy-beta-L-altropyranose hydrolase produces MKKVLIRSDSSSIIGHGHIKRDLLLAKQYQDVSFACLPLEGSLIDEIPYPVYELASASVYELINLIKKEKFDLLIIDHYEITADDEKLIKLETGVKILSFDDEIKEHFCDILLNVNAYAKESDYESLVPKYCEIRCGFSYALIRDEFYEESKIKREKIYDYFICIGGSDQKNLSFDIANKLNRDKIIIIATTKANPHLKSLQKLSERNPNIQILIDQPNLARLMNESKKLIISASSLVNEALILKANFKAIAYAKNQEKLAIWLAKKGYEVKNLI; encoded by the coding sequence ATGAAAAAAGTTTTAATAAGAAGTGATAGCTCTAGTATTATAGGACATGGACATATCAAAAGAGATCTTTTGTTGGCTAAACAATATCAAGATGTTTCTTTTGCATGCTTACCACTAGAAGGCTCATTAATAGATGAAATTCCTTATCCTGTATATGAATTAGCAAGTGCTAGTGTGTATGAGTTAATTAATCTTATTAAAAAAGAAAAATTTGACCTTTTAATCATCGATCATTATGAAATCACAGCTGATGATGAAAAACTTATTAAACTTGAAACTGGGGTTAAAATTCTAAGCTTTGATGATGAGATTAAAGAACATTTTTGTGATATTTTACTTAATGTTAATGCATATGCAAAAGAAAGTGATTATGAAAGCTTAGTGCCAAAATACTGCGAAATTAGATGCGGCTTTTCTTATGCATTAATACGTGATGAATTTTATGAAGAAAGCAAAATAAAGCGAGAAAAAATCTATGATTATTTCATTTGTATAGGTGGAAGTGATCAAAAAAATCTTTCTTTTGATATAGCAAATAAACTTAATAGAGATAAAATCATTATTATAGCTACCACAAAGGCAAATCCTCATCTAAAATCACTACAAAAATTAAGTGAAAGAAATCCTAATATACAAATTCTTATAGATCAACCCAATCTTGCTAGATTAATGAATGAAAGTAAAAAGCTCATCATTAGTGCAAGCTCATTAGTAAATGAAGCTTTAATTTTAAAAGCCAATTTTAAAGCTATAGCCTATGCTAAAAATCAAGAAAAATTAGCTATTTGGCTTGCTAAAAAAGGTTATGAGGTAAAAAATTTAATATGA
- a CDS encoding class I SAM-dependent methyltransferase — MNNKNKWEQLYDDNRHHPKYPHNEVVTFILKNFKINKNIKILDLGCGAGRHLKFLAENGFDAYGCDYSEKSIEICHHIIKDYNVKLNVSSIEQLPYEDSFFDGLICYGVLYYSPKSTIEQSIKEIYRILKKNAKAFIVLRSLEDYRYLNGIYVNNNEVVINEKYETRSGFKENGMRITFFNKKELYYMFSEFEKITINSMRISHENDLYADDDYLVYLEK; from the coding sequence ATGAATAATAAAAACAAATGGGAACAATTATATGATGATAATCGTCATCATCCTAAATATCCTCATAATGAGGTTGTAACTTTTATTTTAAAGAATTTTAAAATAAATAAAAATATTAAAATTTTGGACTTAGGTTGCGGTGCGGGTAGGCATTTAAAATTTTTGGCTGAAAATGGTTTTGATGCTTATGGATGTGATTATTCAGAAAAAAGCATCGAAATATGTCACCATATAATTAAAGATTATAATGTTAAATTAAATGTTTCAAGTATTGAACAACTTCCTTATGAAGATAGTTTTTTTGACGGACTTATTTGTTATGGAGTCTTGTATTATAGTCCAAAAAGTACAATTGAGCAATCAATTAAGGAAATATATCGTATTTTGAAAAAAAATGCTAAGGCTTTTATTGTTTTAAGATCTTTAGAAGATTATAGATACTTAAATGGTATTTATGTTAATAATAACGAGGTAGTTATTAATGAAAAATATGAGACAAGATCAGGATTTAAGGAAAATGGTATGCGAATAACTTTTTTTAATAAAAAAGAATTATATTATATGTTTTCAGAATTTGAAAAAATAACTATAAATTCTATGCGTATTTCCCATGAAAATGATTTATATGCCGATGATGATTATTTAGTATATTTAGAAAAATAA
- a CDS encoding DUF2172 domain-containing protein, which produces MSNSLWGGGMYELAKKLFPICRSISGEGFRQSLKILDDVMGGGILQIHSIKSGTEIYDWVIPQEWQINDAYIITPDGEKICDFKKNNLHVLNYSEGIDDEISLDELQEHLYSIEDYPDAIPYVTSYYKKRWGFCIEHEKRINLKNGKYKVFIDAKHFDGVLNYADFIIPSTQNNKEEILISSYLCHPSMANNELSGPIVATFLAKWLLEQKQRKYNYRFVFIPETIGSIVYINKHLKHLQKYVKAGFALSCIGDDNAYSLVHSPYEDTLADKVALHTLKNKKNFKEFSFLYRGTDERQYCSPLVNLPVVAICRTKFGNYKEYHTSKDDLNLISQTSLKNSLKAMQEIIMNLEINEIYKLVTFCEPNLGKRNLYHNINVKVIQLPVAANFLAYCDGKNDVLDIADKLNLQAYELKDLIEKLKFHKLILNSNTLK; this is translated from the coding sequence ATGAGTAATTCATTATGGGGGGGGGGGATGTATGAGTTAGCTAAAAAACTTTTTCCAATTTGCAGAAGTATTAGTGGAGAAGGTTTTAGGCAAAGCTTAAAAATACTTGATGATGTTATGGGGGGGGGTATACTACAAATTCACTCCATAAAAAGCGGAACTGAAATATATGATTGGGTTATTCCGCAAGAATGGCAAATAAACGATGCTTATATCATAACTCCAGATGGAGAAAAAATTTGTGATTTTAAAAAAAATAATTTGCATGTATTAAATTATAGCGAAGGTATAGATGATGAAATTTCACTAGATGAGTTACAAGAGCATTTATACTCCATAGAAGATTATCCTGATGCCATACCTTATGTAACAAGTTATTATAAAAAAAGATGGGGATTTTGTATAGAGCATGAAAAAAGAATAAATCTTAAAAACGGAAAATACAAAGTTTTCATAGATGCAAAGCATTTTGATGGTGTTTTAAACTATGCTGATTTTATCATACCTAGCACACAAAATAATAAAGAAGAAATTTTAATTTCTTCTTATCTTTGCCATCCATCTATGGCAAATAACGAATTAAGCGGACCAATAGTAGCTACATTTTTGGCCAAATGGCTTTTAGAACAAAAACAAAGAAAATATAATTATCGTTTTGTTTTTATACCTGAAACTATAGGAAGCATAGTATATATTAATAAACATTTAAAACATTTACAAAAATATGTAAAAGCTGGATTTGCATTATCTTGTATAGGTGATGATAATGCTTATTCTTTAGTGCATTCTCCATATGAAGATACTTTAGCTGATAAAGTTGCTTTACATACTTTAAAAAATAAGAAAAATTTTAAAGAATTTAGCTTCTTATATAGAGGAACCGATGAAAGACAATATTGCTCACCATTAGTAAATCTTCCAGTAGTTGCAATTTGTAGAACTAAATTTGGCAATTATAAAGAATACCACACTAGCAAAGATGATTTAAATTTAATTTCACAAACAAGTTTAAAAAATAGTCTCAAAGCTATGCAAGAAATCATAATGAATTTAGAAATAAATGAAATTTATAAATTAGTGACATTTTGTGAGCCAAATTTAGGAAAAAGAAATTTATATCATAATATAAATGTAAAAGTTATTCAACTTCCAGTAGCTGCAAATTTTTTAGCTTATTGTGATGGCAAAAATGATGTTTTAGATATAGCTGATAAATTAAATTTACAAGCTTATGAATTAAAAGATTTAATAGAAAAATTAAAATTTCATAAACTAATTCTTAATTCTAATACATTAAAATAA
- a CDS encoding acyl carrier protein: protein MQISMQTVKTLFEKIGRNDINENTQDLIGEDIIDSVDMMKLIIEIEKLFNQPLNAKFIIPDNFQDFQSIQKMLEQAMN, encoded by the coding sequence ATGCAAATTTCAATGCAGACTGTTAAAACTCTATTTGAAAAAATAGGAAGAAATGATATAAATGAAAATACACAAGATTTAATTGGTGAAGATATTATTGATAGTGTTGATATGATGAAACTTATTATAGAAATTGAAAAACTTTTCAATCAACCTTTAAACGCCAAATTTATAATACCAGACAATTTTCAAGATTTTCAAAGTATTCAGAAAATGCTTGAACAAGCTATGAATTAG
- a CDS encoding AAC(3) family N-acetyltransferase, protein MIPLFKTKERIYTTKDLIFTLQNLGIKKGDTLYIHSEIFNFGIPMVSLCDLQKNIIDCFFEVIGSEGTVLMPTFTYSFCNNKVYDKLNSKTKIGVLNEFFRKLPSVKRTNDPLFSFAVKGAKENLFLKETDSCFGENSVYDILTKIGGKIILFGSRKLGITYFHYIEEKTMVSYRHFKSFMGKIINEQGHEYNKKIDFFCRKLNENSITSTNILLNFLSQNKNITIEKYANSEIASIDIKKFYTTCFTKLLQNEKFFLDTQRGNYAE, encoded by the coding sequence ATGATTCCACTTTTTAAAACAAAAGAGCGAATTTATACCACAAAAGATCTAATATTTACTTTACAAAATCTTGGTATAAAAAAAGGAGATACACTATATATACATAGTGAAATTTTTAATTTTGGAATTCCTATGGTTAGTCTTTGTGATCTTCAAAAAAATATTATAGATTGTTTTTTTGAAGTAATAGGAAGCGAAGGCACTGTACTAATGCCAACCTTTACTTATAGTTTTTGCAATAACAAAGTTTATGATAAACTGAATTCAAAAACAAAAATTGGTGTTTTAAATGAATTTTTTAGAAAACTCCCTAGCGTTAAACGCACGAATGATCCTTTGTTTTCTTTTGCGGTTAAAGGTGCAAAAGAAAATCTATTTTTAAAAGAAACAGATAGCTGTTTTGGAGAAAATTCAGTTTATGATATACTGACTAAAATTGGAGGTAAAATCATTCTTTTTGGTAGTAGAAAATTAGGAATAACTTATTTTCATTATATAGAAGAAAAGACTATGGTTTCTTATAGACACTTCAAATCTTTCATGGGTAAAATAATTAATGAGCAAGGGCATGAATATAACAAAAAAATAGATTTTTTTTGTAGAAAATTAAATGAAAATTCGATAACTTCAACAAATATACTATTGAATTTTTTATCTCAAAATAAAAATATAACAATAGAAAAATATGCAAATTCAGAAATTGCAAGTATAGATATAAAAAAATTTTATACTACTTGCTTTACAAAATTACTACAAAATGAGAAATTTTTTTTAGATACTCAAAGAGGTAATTATGCAGAATAA
- the pseF gene encoding pseudaminic acid cytidylyltransferase → MKNLCIIPARGGSKRIPRKNIIDFLGKPLISYSIESALNSGIFDDVIISSDDDEIIEVALKYGAKAPFVRKKELSDDYASSTAVIQDAITTLEKQGKIYENVCCLYATAPLIDEFILQKAFKQFNQEECKFLFSACEFEYPIQRGFYLDEQNKVYMFDESNYDKRSQDLTKAYHDGGAFYFGKKEAWLNENFMFKPHSKAFLLPRNKICDIDTFDDLEFAKMLYQFHKGDKCL, encoded by the coding sequence ATAAAAAATCTTTGTATTATCCCTGCACGCGGTGGTTCTAAACGCATTCCTAGAAAAAATATAATAGATTTTTTAGGAAAGCCTTTGATATCTTATAGTATAGAAAGTGCTTTAAATTCAGGTATTTTTGATGATGTAATCATCTCAAGTGATGATGATGAAATTATCGAAGTAGCATTAAAGTATGGTGCAAAAGCTCCTTTTGTACGCAAAAAAGAATTAAGTGATGATTATGCAAGTTCCACCGCTGTAATCCAAGATGCTATCACTACCTTAGAAAAACAAGGTAAAATCTATGAAAATGTGTGTTGTCTGTATGCAACTGCTCCACTTATAGATGAGTTTATCTTGCAAAAAGCCTTTAAACAATTTAACCAAGAAGAGTGTAAATTTTTATTTTCAGCTTGTGAGTTTGAATACCCCATACAAAGAGGATTTTATCTAGATGAGCAAAATAAAGTTTATATGTTTGATGAGTCAAATTATGATAAACGCTCACAAGACTTAACCAAAGCTTATCATGATGGTGGTGCATTTTATTTTGGTAAAAAAGAAGCATGGCTAAACGAAAACTTTATGTTTAAGCCTCACTCTAAAGCTTTTTTACTTCCTAGAAATAAAATTTGTGATATTGATACCTTTGATGATTTAGAATTTGCTAAAATGCTGTATCAATTTCACAAAGGCGATAAATGTTTATAA
- a CDS encoding DUF2920 family protein, protein MLINQTYFIDSCDDVELNIKRESKLEYRITYDDSKQMKAIVFMIGGYGTNMSMPIMDFDRQYIASKFDVVVVSVIYWCFSIRKSESIGYSAEIAVLEDNLMYLKKVLENHGLSTYGLNLNNAGDFIQKLDAHVQHLKDTGKREQDYKATIGVTFIPPNNEYQNYGIMAAIDHINALKSIMQKFPQFQNLPKIYGGGSYGGYLSLLISKIAPWHVDVVLDNSGEALLLLQYIIGKDLNQAEFIIYERNIQFGCFLKTYWNVNSNSPYCFKNENYMIRALLNPTHLTLQAQKNKNIKYISYHSSTDSMSSAKDKTQLMQIYKTLGYEVDFNLIDENKIDGRFVKHLNHSGGITMRSLFQKELPRLLENLHGKNFNLKQDSISYPCGDKVFTFKDNGNKFDLEII, encoded by the coding sequence ATGCTTATAAATCAAACTTATTTTATAGACTCTTGCGATGATGTAGAATTAAATATAAAAAGAGAAAGCAAATTAGAATATAGAATTACCTATGATGATAGCAAACAAATGAAAGCTATTGTATTTATGATCGGAGGATATGGCACTAATATGAGTATGCCTATCATGGATTTTGATAGACAATATATTGCTTCAAAATTTGATGTTGTTGTAGTAAGCGTTATTTATTGGTGTTTTAGTATCAGAAAAAGTGAAAGTATTGGTTATAGTGCTGAAATTGCTGTGTTAGAAGATAATTTAATGTACTTAAAAAAAGTTTTAGAAAATCATGGATTATCCACCTATGGTTTAAATTTAAACAATGCTGGGGATTTTATTCAAAAGTTAGATGCTCATGTACAACATTTAAAAGATACTGGAAAAAGAGAACAAGATTATAAAGCAACTATTGGTGTAACTTTTATTCCACCAAATAATGAGTATCAAAATTATGGGATTATGGCTGCCATTGATCATATTAATGCTTTGAAAAGTATTATGCAAAAATTTCCACAATTTCAAAATTTACCTAAAATTTATGGGGGGGGGTCATATGGAGGTTACCTGTCATTACTAATTTCAAAAATTGCTCCTTGGCATGTTGATGTGGTGTTGGATAATTCTGGTGAAGCTTTGCTTTTATTACAATATATAATAGGCAAAGATTTAAACCAAGCAGAATTTATAATTTATGAAAGAAATATTCAATTTGGTTGTTTTTTAAAAACATATTGGAATGTAAATTCTAATTCTCCATATTGTTTTAAAAATGAAAATTATATGATTAGAGCCTTACTTAATCCTACGCATTTAACTCTTCAAGCCCAAAAAAATAAAAATATAAAATATATAAGTTATCATAGTTCTACTGATTCGATGAGTTCAGCAAAAGATAAAACTCAATTAATGCAAATATATAAAACTTTAGGTTATGAAGTGGATTTTAATTTAATAGACGAAAATAAGATTGATGGACGTTTTGTTAAGCATTTAAATCATAGTGGAGGCATTACTATGAGGTCATTGTTTCAAAAAGAACTACCAAGATTGTTAGAAAATTTACATGGTAAAAATTTTAATTTAAAACAAGATAGCATAAGTTATCCTTGTGGAGATAAGGTTTTCACTTTTAAAGATAATGGCAATAAATTTGATTTAGAAATTATTTAA
- a CDS encoding phosphopantetheine-binding protein, with product MDLIQKFFDNIGRSDIDKNSKNLLSDGIIDSMDIVSLVAEIEKYYNKPLKSDFIKAEYFENFNTIQQMIMENIK from the coding sequence ATGGATCTAATTCAAAAATTTTTTGATAATATTGGAAGATCAGATATTGATAAAAATTCTAAAAACCTTCTTAGTGATGGAATTATTGATAGCATGGATATTGTTTCTTTAGTTGCTGAAATTGAGAAATATTATAACAAACCTTTAAAATCTGATTTTATAAAAGCTGAATACTTTGAAAACTTTAACACAATACAGCAAATGATCATGGAAAATATAAAATAA
- a CDS encoding acyl carrier protein, whose protein sequence is MTKQDFLIKLEELLQTDYTLDEDMLLSNIEEYDSLALLSLTMLYDQEFNIFVEGKKLRSCQKISDLIALIPKEKMDS, encoded by the coding sequence ATGACAAAACAAGATTTTTTAATAAAATTAGAAGAACTATTACAAACTGATTATACACTAGATGAAGATATGCTATTAAGCAATATAGAAGAATATGATAGCTTAGCTTTATTATCACTAACAATGCTTTATGATCAAGAATTTAATATTTTCGTAGAAGGTAAAAAACTTAGATCTTGTCAAAAAATTTCAGATTTAATTGCATTGATTCCTAAAGAAAAAATGGATTCTTGA
- a CDS encoding SDR family NAD(P)-dependent oxidoreductase has protein sequence MIFKENIFHDYIFLVTGASSGIGAHVALTLNKLGAKIIAIGRDENKLLAQKEQAKNSDDFITISKDLSNFENLDKWTLELAKEYGGFNGAVLAAGIVKPLGINSLYYIHNAKEIFNINYFGNLQILKGLIDRRAKCKEDASFVWISSTASKNPGKGLSSYGASKAAIDTTIKSIALEIAPKYRINSILPGFVNTPMIQNEIFDNSFFTRSYPLGIGNVENISPLICFLLSSGSSWITGQEFIIDGGGESL, from the coding sequence ATGATATTTAAAGAAAATATTTTTCACGATTATATTTTTTTAGTTACAGGTGCTAGTAGCGGTATAGGAGCTCATGTAGCCTTAACGCTAAACAAGCTTGGTGCTAAAATCATCGCTATAGGTAGAGATGAAAATAAACTTTTAGCTCAAAAAGAACAAGCTAAAAATTCTGATGATTTTATTACAATTTCAAAAGATTTATCAAATTTTGAAAATCTAGACAAATGGACTTTAGAACTTGCCAAAGAATATGGAGGTTTTAATGGAGCTGTTTTAGCTGCAGGTATTGTAAAGCCTTTAGGGATCAACTCTCTTTATTATATTCATAATGCAAAAGAAATTTTTAATATAAATTATTTTGGTAATTTACAAATACTTAAAGGTTTAATAGACAGAAGAGCTAAATGCAAAGAAGATGCTAGTTTTGTTTGGATTAGTTCTACTGCTAGTAAAAACCCTGGTAAAGGGTTAAGTTCATATGGTGCAAGTAAAGCGGCAATAGATACAACAATTAAATCAATAGCACTAGAAATAGCTCCAAAATATCGTATAAATTCGATTTTACCAGGATTTGTAAATACTCCAATGATTCAAAATGAAATTTTTGATAATAGTTTTTTTACCCGTTCTTATCCATTAGGTATAGGAAATGTTGAAAATATTTCACCATTAATTTGTTTTCTTTTAAGTAGTGGCTCATCTTGGATAACAGGACAAGAATTTATAATTGATGGGGGGGGGGAATCTCTTTAA